The Buteo buteo chromosome 3, bButBut1.hap1.1, whole genome shotgun sequence genomic sequence acccttctgattctctccctaTTCCCACTGTGGGGCAGCGAGTGAGCGGCCGTGCggggcttagctgctggctggggttaaaccactacaAAGGCTCTAGAGCTTCTCAGTTGAACGctttaaacaaaatttcaaaataccGTCAGTAAAAccagcctcttttcccactgaagtaCAAAATCCACACATGGCAGTGAAACAGGAGCGTTTTTTACAGCGCACATTACTCTCTCAGGCTGATGCTCAGCCTGTGTGAGGGCAGTAGCCACTCTGAAGTGACCACTTCCACGGTCAgtgaaagaaggcaggaaaagagcagcccGCACCGTCTGCATTTAGGGTCTCTTATGAACTCACTGATACCTGCAGTCACCAAACTGCAGGCTGTAGCTTCAACATGCTCACCTGCCAGATTTTAAGCCTGTACACAAGCCTGCCTGCATGAAGACATCTGGTTCCAGGCAACCGACACTGCCGACCTCCCTGAAACTTGATAGGCCTCTTGCCCCGGGGGCTGCCAAAAACACCCGGACAGGACTGCATCGCAGCCCACCACCGACGCCAGGCTTGGAGGGACACCCCGGGCGGCTGCAGGTCCCTGCGGGGACAGCCGACAGAAACTCCTTTCTCTCCACAGCCGCACGTCTCCGCGgtgcccgccggcccccgccggacAGCCACCAGCGGCGGGCAGTCCCCTGccgcccccgcagccccgggggcggcagggaggggccggggctggccgggccTGCGGGGGGAAGGCCGGGTCCCGGCGCCCCGGCCTGCCGTGAGGGGAGatgccgccaccgccgccgcctcagccccgctgccggcctgCGAGGaccccgggcagccccggcgctggcGACCGCCGGGCAGCCCACCGATCCACGGACGGCGAGTAGCCCCCGCCAcggccaccggccccgccgcccgcccttaCCTCACACGGGGCCGGGCCAGAGCGGAGCCGAGGCCAgccgaaacgagatgagccgaaccgagccgagggAAGCCGAGGCCAgccgaaacgagatgagccgaaccgagccgagggAAGCCGAGGCCAgccgaaacgagatgagccgaaccgagccgaggggagccgagcccagccgaaacgagaagagccgaggggagccgagcccagccgaaacgagaagagccgaggggagccgagcccagccgaaacgagaagagccgaggggagccgagcccagccgaaacgagaagagccgaggggagccgagcccagccgaaacgagaagagccgaggggagccgagcccagccgaaacgagaagagccgaggggagccgagcccagccgaaacgagaagagccgagcggagccgagcccagccgaagcgagaagagccgagcggagccgagcccagccgaagcgagaagagccgagcggagccgagcccagccgaagcgagaagagccgagcggagccgagcccagccgaagcgagaagagccgagcggagccgagcccagccgaagcgagatgagccgaacgaagccgagcccagccgaaacgagatgagccgagcggagccgagcccagccgaaatGAGATGAGCCGACCCCACCCGAAACGAGATGAaccgaggggagccgagcccacccgaaACGAGATGAGCTGAGCGCAGCCGAACGGAGCCGAACCGAGTCGAACagagccgaggggagccgaaacgagaagagccgaacGGACCCGAGCGGAAACGAGCCCAGCCGAGAAGAGAagagccgaacggagccgagtCCAGCCGAAAAGAGAAGAGCCGAGAGGAGCCGAGATAAGCCGAACGtagccgagcccagccgaaacgagaagagacgaaccgagccgagcggagccgagcctACCCGAAGCAAGatgagccgagcggagccgagcccagccgaaacgagatgagccgagcgaAGCCGAGCCCAGCGGAAACGAGAGGAGCCGAGCGAAGCCGAGCCCACCCAAAACGAGATGAGCTGAGCGCAGCCGAACGGAGCCGAAGCGAGTCGAACAGAACCGAGGGgagccgaaacgagaagagACGAACGGAGCCGAGTccagccgaaacgagaagagccgagcggagccgagatGAGCAGAACCAAGCCGAGAccagccgaaacgagaagagccgaacGGAGACGAAACGAGAAGAAACGAGCGgagccgaaacgagaagagccgaacggagccgagcgGAGCCTAGCCCACCTGAAGCGAAatgagccgagcggagccgagcccagccgaaacgaAACGAGCCCCAccgaaacgagatgagccgaaccgagACGAGTGGAGCAGACATGAACCGAGCACAGacgaaacgagatgagccgaacggagccgagaTGAGACGAAcccagccgaaacgagaagagccgaacGGAGAcgaaacgagaagagccgaacggagccgaccccagccgaaacgagaagagccgagcggagccgagcccagccgaagcgaggtgagccgagcggagccgagcccagccgaagcgaggtgagccgagcggagccgagcccagccgaagcgaggtgagccgagcggagccgagcccagccgaagcgaggtgagccgagcggagccgagcccagccgaagcgaggtgagccgagcggagccgagcccagccgaagcgaggtgagccgagcggagccgagcccagccgaagcgaggtgagccgagcggagccgagcccagccgaagcgaggtgagccgagcggagccgagcccagccgaagcgaggtgagccgagcggagccgagcccagccgaagcgaggtgagccgagcggagccgagcccagccgaagcgaggtgagccgagcggagccgagcccagccgaagcgaggtgagccgagcggagccgagcccagccgaagcgaggtgagccgaaccgagccgacGGGAACCGAGCGGAGCCGAAACGACaagagccgaaccgagccgagcggagacgagcccagccgaaacgagaagagccgaacGGAGACGAAACGAGAAGAACTGAACGGAGCCGAGCCTAgccgaaacgagatgagccgaacggagccgagcccagctGAACCGACATGAGCTGAACCGAGCCGACGGGAACAGAGCGGAGCCGAGACAAGATCAGCCGAACGGACCCGAGATGAGACTGGCCCAcccgaaacgagatgagccgaacggagccgCGCCCACCCGAAGCGAaatgagccgaaccgagccgcCGGGAACCGAGCGGAGCCGAAACGAGAAaagccgaaccgagccgaacGGAaccgagcccagccgaaacgagatgagccgaacgaagccgagcccacccgaagCGAAGtgagccgaggggagccgagcccagccgaaacgaAAATAGCCGAACGGAGCCGAACAGAGCCGAGAAGAGCCGAACCCAGCCGAACCGAaccgagcccagccgaaacgaAAAGAGCCGAACGGAGACAAAACGAGAAGAAAcgaacggagccgagcccagccgaagcgAGATGAGCCGACCccagccgagcccagccgaaacgagaagagccgaacGGAACCGAGGGGAGTcgaaacgagaagagccgaaccgagccgaggggagccgagcccagccgaaacgagaagagccgaacGGTGacgaaacgagatgagccgaaccgagccgaacggagccgagcccagccgaagcgAGTTGAGCCGAAACGAGAACAGCCGAAACGAGAAcagccgaaccgagccgaaaCGCGAAGAGCCAAACggagccgaacggagccgagcccagccgaaacgagaagagccgaacggagccgaaCCCACCCGAATCGAAAtgagccgtaccgagccgacGGGAACCGAACGGAGCCGAAACGAGTTGAACCGAACggagccgagatgagccgagcccacccgaagCGAGAAGAGCCGGGcagagccgagcccagccgaagcgagatgagccgaacggaACCGAGCAAAGCAGACATGAGCCGAGTCCAgccgaaacgagatgagccgaggGGAGCAGAACGGAGCCTAAACTATATGAGTCGAACCGAGCCGAACGGAACCGAGCAGAGCCGAAATGAGATGAGCCGAAtcgagccgagcggagccgtgcccagccgaaacgagaagagccgaacggagccgaaacgagaagagccgaacggagccgagcccagccgaaacgagatgagccgaaccgagccgagcctAGCCGAAGcgagatgagccgaacggagccgaacccagccgaaacgagaagaAACGAAAGGAGCCGACCCCAACCGAAGCgacatgagccgaaccgagccgagcccagccgagcccagccgaagcgagatgagccgaacggagccgagcccagccgaagcgagatgagccgaacggagccgagcccagccaaaacgagatgagccgaacggaACCGACGGGAACCAAGCggagccgaaccgagccgaacGAAGCCGAGCCAgccgaaacgagatgagccgaacggagccgagcccagccgaaacgacaagagccgaacggagccgagcccagccgaagcgagatgagccgaaccgagccgacGGGAAACGAGCGAAGCCGAAACTAtatgagccgaaccgagccgacGGGAAACGAGCGAACCCGAAACTATATGAGTCGAACCGAGCCGAACGGAACCGAGCGGAgccgaaacgagatgagccgaatcgagccgagcggagccgagcccagccgacCGAGAAGATccgaacggagccgagcccagccgaagcgagatgagccgagcggagccgagcccagccgaaacgagatgagccgagctcagccgagcccagccgaaacgagaagagccgaggggagccgagcccagccgaaacgagaagagccgaggggagccgagcccagccgaaacgagaagagccgaacggagccgagcccagccgagcccagccgaagcgagatgagccgaaccgagccgagcccagccgaagcgagatgagccgaacggaGCAGAGCCCAGCCGAAACGACAAGAGCCGAACCGAACCGACGGGAACCAAGCggagccgaaccgagccgaacGAAACCGAGCCCAGCCGAGCGCAGCCGAAACGAGAAGATCCGAACGGAaccgagcccagccgaaacgagatgagccgaacggaGACGAGCCTAGCCGAAGCGAGAagagccgaacggagccgagcccagccgaaacgagaagaAACGAAAGGAGCCGACCCCAACCGAAGCGACATGACCCGAACCGAGCCGCCGGGAACCGAGCGGAgccgaaacgagatgagccgaaccgagccgaacggagccgagcccagccgagcgcagccgaaacgagatgagccgaacggagccgagcccagccaaaacgagatgagccgaacggagccgagcccagccgaaacgagatgagccgaaccgaACCGACGGGAACCAAGCggagccgaaccgagccgaacGAAaccgagcccagccgaaacgagatgagccgaacggagccgagcccagccgaaacgagaaaagccgaacggagccgagcccagccgaagcgagatgagccgaaccgagccgacGGGGAACGAGCGGAGCCGAAACTATATGAGTCGGACCGAGCCGAACGGAACCGAGCGGAGCCGAAAAGAGAAGAGCCGAAaggagccgagcccagccgaagcgACATAAGCCGAACGGAACCAAGCACAGCCGAAACGAGAAGAAACGAAAGGAGCCGACCCCAACCGAAGCGACATGACCCGAACCGAGCCGCCGGGAACCGAGCGgagccgaaacgagaagagccgaacggagccgagcccagccgagcccagccgaagcgagatgagccgaacggagccgagcccagccgaagcgagatgagccgaacggagccgagcctagccgagcccagccgaagctagaagagccgaacggagccgagcccagccgaagctagaagagccgaacggagccgagcccagccgaagctagaagagccgaacggagccgagcccagccgaaacgagaagagccgaggggagccgagcccagccgaaacgagaagagccgaggggagccgagcccagccgaagcgacatgagccgaaccgagccgacGGGAACCGAGCGgagccgaaacgagaagagccgaacGGAGCAtaaacgagatgagccgaacggagccgagcccaACCGAAGcgagatgagccgaacggagccgagcccagccgaagcgagatgagccgaacggagccgagaCCAGCCGAAGcgagatgagccgaacggagccgagaCCAGCCGAAGCgacatgagccgaaccgagTCGACGGGAACCGAGCAgagccgaaacgagaagagccgaacggagccgaaacgagatgagccgaacggagccgatccgagccgaaacgagaagagccgagcggagccgaaacGAGAAaagccgagcggagccgagcccagccgaagcgagatgagccgagcggagccgagcccagccgaagcgagatgagccgagcggagccgagcccagccgaagcgagatgagccgagcggagccgagcccagccgaagcgagatgagccgagcggagccgagcccagccgaagcgAGAAGAGCCGAACGGAGCTGTCATAAATTGAGACCACAACGGACTATAAtccaattaaaatttattaattgtagCAAGTAGGATAGGAGCAAAGAACAGCGCTGGACGGCAGGGGAGTCTGCGCTCCGCCGACTGCCGTAACTAGCACATTCACACCCCTTGTTTTTATAGTTTTAGTCCTTAGGTTTTTAATTATCTCATACATATTACAGAACTTGAGCTCCTGGTTGGTGCTTGCAATCTTCCCGCAACATGtgcattcttcagtttctcatatCTTCTTTCTCAATCTTTATCTTGTTCTTTTCGCAGGCACAGTTCTTGTTTGACCTATCTTTGTTTCAAGTGTCGGGAAATTGCTCGTATCCCCCTTTCTCAATCTTTATCTTGTTCTTTTCGCAGGCACAGTTCTTGTTTGACCTATCTTTGTTTCAAGTGTCGGGAAATTGCTCGTATCCCCCTTTCTCAATCTTTATCTTGTTCTTTTCGCAGGCACAATTCCTGTTTGACCTATCTTTGTTTCAAGCGTcaggaacattttcttcacattcctCACAATAATCAGTACACCCCCACACATATCAGTAAAATCGTTAGTACATCCTTATTGCTTAACCCGAGGGTTTAATTAACGGTTAATTGTTACAATATaaagatgaattaaaattaactggTTTCAGTAACAAAACGTATTTCCCAATTACTCATTCTTAGCTTTGATAAACAATCTTTGCCCCACATTTATCAcaatccccccttttttttttataatccaATTGTTTATTAAAGCGTATCTTCATATTTATACGCAATCCTTTTTTTACAGTTATCACACTTTGTCCCACAATCACAAtaaattcccttttcttcccaacAATCACAACTGATGCCTTTTTGCATAATGCATTCACAATAATTTTCCTCTTCAAGGATGGATCTGATATCATTTTCCATATTGGTACTTACAACATTTAACTTAGTTATTCCGTGTGTTTTAAGTAAAGAAGTTAAAGAGGTAATCCTTGTTAACATCTTCCAATTCCAGAtaaacaaaataacagaaaagactAAACATACTAGTACtaatattaaaagaataatCACAGGGTGTCTTATCATGTTTAGGATGCCTGTGGCAGTGGGTGACCAGCCAAATAAGATATCCCACCAATTATGTGTTGTATCTTCTTTTATCCTTTTCAAGACCTTGTAGATTTTCTCTGTATCATGGTGGACTGTTATTAATGTTTTCTGTCCACTTTCCTTGACATCTTGTAATATTTCGATTAAATCTGTATGAATCATTAATTGTTTTACTAACGAGAGATTCATTCCTATTGGTACAGGAGATAGCTGATGAAACAGAGTGTAGTTGGATTTTATCGGCTGATGGGATGTGACTGGTGCTTGATAAGAGAAGTCACATCCTACAATCTTAGTGAAATTACAAATGCACAAATTAGAATGATTATCAGTCTGGACTACTTCGTATTCTATTGTAAGGGAGTCACAGGCAGTCCTCAAACAAACACAACCGTGGCCAGTATATACGAGTAATGTCTTTTGACTGCTATCTGGATGAATTTCAAAATGGCAAATATTTTGTTCAGTATCCAGACAAATGTCTTGTGCATCAATTGTATTACTTTCACAAATAAATCCTAATTGTGTTCGGGTGATGCAGGAGTCTAAGTTTACAGTTTGCCAGTTCTTATTTATCTTTCGAGCCCATGCTCTGTGTTCAGAGGGGTAGAGCACAGTACCATTATGATTTAACCCTAGGGCAATAATGGGATATAATAAAGATATAGAAGAGTTCCGAATAGTTAACACAAAGGTTATGGTAGTGTTGGTAGAGGAATCATAAGTGAAGTTTACAAGAGTCCACCAAGATTGTAGCTCTCTCTCTAATTTTGTAGCCTTGTCCCAAACAATTTTTCGGATTTCAATGGGGAAagtgccttcctccccttctcttcaACCCACTTTTATCTCATCTCCTAGTTTCCACATACCCCATAACCGATCAACTCcttctttattatttctgtcCCATTGTTGTTGTACCGTACTATTATAGAGAACCACCGTAGCTAAACCTATGTTCTTTATATCTACTCCTCCCATTATTCCGGTGTGTTtcttttgggcttttttctATGGCTAGTTGCCGGGCTCAGGGGGATTTCCATTTGCTGATTTCATTAACAGAAGTATACCGAGGAGCAGAGAATACTTTGGTTGTATTGTTTTTGGAATACTCCTACCAGTCCTGGGGAAGTTCAGTCACCATTGTTCTTGGGTCCCATTGTTCTGGTTCTTTTCTCCACTGtttgttcctcctctgcctcgCCCGTCGACCCGGTTGCTTCGAGTCACGGGGTGtaccatcttctcggcagcaaGGGAATTCTTCAGGAGAATAGCCGCTTCGGGTCTCCTACCTATTTATATAGGCCTCCCACTTTGCGGCTTTAACAAATGGGGCAAAGCAAGACACGGTTAGTATTTACCTTCTACACTTTATAGCTGAAATTTCAGCCATAAAGGGGACTGGTTTGTTGGAATGGTAACAATAATATTGGGGAATTATGCCTTTAGTAAAAAATCTCCCACCATTCCCGGGATTCGTAAAGAATCTTtttgttctgctaccaattGTCTTAGTTTCTGATTGGtaaaatttctttgtattttccagCACTGTATACAAACTCCTATCGGAGGATAACCATACTCACAGTGCTTCCATCAATTTTCTCGACAAACTTTGCACCTGAAACAAGCAAATGGAAAGCAATTACAGTTTGGATCATTACCCTTAATTCGAACAAAGATACGCACCCTACTTTCATCTGTATGTCTTTTATATTCTATGTTATGGGGCTGCATAGGCTTAACAGACTCCCTTGGTACACTTTGTAAACTTCTAAATATAATACACAATaagagacaaattaaaaagcaacaacaaaaactatAACACTTTTTACACTAAAAGGTAATGCTTCATAATGATCAAACAGAGTCTCTATCATGGTTTATTTCTTCATGATTATCTTGGTGTCACCTGGAGTACTGATTATTTTCCAGTGGGGTCGGGTTACTGGACCTTTAATGCGACTAGCATGAGTCCATCCACGTTCAGCAGTCCGAACGGCAGTTTCTGTAGTAAGTAAAACAAGATAAGGTCCTTCCCAATTAGGTTTTAGGGTTTCCTCCTTCCACATTTTAACCAGTATCTAGTCCCCAGgtttaaaattatgaatttttaagtcCAACGGGGGTCGTTGCACAATCAGTCCTTGTTCCCAAAGCTTGTTCCGATGTTCTGCTAATTGCGAAACATATTCATTAATTACACGATCTCGAATTAAAACATTCGTCTGCGGACTTTCAATTCTATAGGACATACCATACACCATTTCAAATGCTGATATTCTTACATCTGCCTGGGGTCTAGTCCTGAGGATTAATAGTGCCATGGGTAGGCATTTAATCCATGATAATTTGGTTTCTATCATTAATTTGGtcaaaatagttttgatttctCCATTCATCCTTTCAACTTTTCCCGAACTTTGTGGATGCCATGGTGTATGGTATTCCCACTTAATACCCAAGCTTTCTGTTAGATCTTTAACAATTTTTGACACAAAGTGTGTTCCTCTGTCGGAGTCGATTACATCAGGTACCCCATATCGAGGTATAATGTGTTCAAGTAATACCTTAGTAACTtggtttcttttcctatttGGACCTGATATTCTTGTAAAAGTTCTTCCAGAGCTTGCCCAAATAAGTTAGGAGATTCGGTGAACCCTTGAGGTAGTACTGTCCATCATAATTGTTGCTTGCGACCTGTTTCTATGTCCTCccattcaaatgcaaaataatcaCGACTCTCTTCAGCTAAGGGACAGGCCCAAAACGCATCTTTTAAATCAATTACACTACACCATGAGTTATGGGGGCCCAATTTACTTAGCAACGTATAAGGATTAGCTATCACTGGAAACCGTGtaattgttcttttatttatttctcttaaatcaTGCACAAGCCGatattttccatttgccttttttatagGCAAAATGGGAGTATTAAAAGGTGACATACAGGGTTCCAAAATCCCTTGTGCTAGTAATCGatctatttctggttttaatcctTTCCGTCCTTCTAAAGATATAGGATATTGCCTCACCCTCACAGGTGTGTGGGGTTCGGAAATTTGAATTTTAAGTAGTGGTATTTCCAGTTTACTTATTGTGTCCGGAGAATACCACACATCTGGATCAATTTGTTCTTGATCATTTACGGTTAAAGGATAAGTAGACACCATTAGCTCttgattttttactttaatttccaATTGCAATTCAACAATTAAATCTCGTCTTAGCAgattaaattctgcttcaggGACGAGCAAGAGTTCACccattccaaatttattttctgttttaaatatcacatttttgattttatttactttaaaggGTTCCCCTTTTTACCCCAATTACTTGTACTTTTTCAGGGGAAACCTTACATCCCTCAGGTATTTGCCGAACAGTCGATTTTTCAGCCCCGGTGTCTACTAAAAAGGTGAACTCTTGTTTATGGggacttatttttaattttatcaagggctcACGATGACTCTGGTCCCCCAAAATGTAGAGCCCCTGACTTTCCTATTCCATTTTTGATATTCCCTCATCCCTAATCCTTTCTCTacaattctttttcaaatgtcCCATCTTGTTACAATAAAAACACCGTCTTTGTTCCCTCTTCGTTGTCCCATTTTCCTGTCTTGCTCCAGAAAACCTATATCCCCCGCCTTGATCCCTGCGACCTTCTCTTACTGCCGCTACCATCATTCTTACTTGCCTTTTACTACTTTCTTCTTCCCGCCTTACATAAACTTTCTGAGCCTCCCTTAATAATTCATCCAATCCCCTATTTTGCCAGTCTTCTAACTTTTCaagtttctttctaatatcCTCCCATGATTTTGCCACAAACTGAGTTTTAAGAAGTGCCTGTCCAACAGGATCATCTGGATTTACCCCAGAATATAATTGAAGTGCTTTCCTTAAGCGTTCCAACCACTCGGTTGgactttcatctttcttttgcatttcattaaatgcCTTATTGATGTTTTGACCACGGGGTACTGCTTTTCTAATCCCCTGGATTACTATAGTTCGCAAGTCTTGCATATGAGTTCTATGACCTGGGTCTTTTATTATTGACCCAGAGGTTTAGCTGCTGTCTTACCCAGTCTTCTTTTGACCCGTAGACCGGCCAAAAGATTTCTTTAGaaatcttcttccctccccatatCTTAGtacaatattttatcattttatcattttctgcttATCTTTCCCTAGAGTTCCAGGGAGATATCTCCAATTGTCTAAGAGATGTGCCAGAGGGGTATTCTTAGGTACTGTGGGTACCCTTCCCATGGGAGTCGAAGGCTTGCTGCCCTTCGCCCCCATCTTCTGGAAtatccacaaacacacactcagTCGCTCCCCTTGTTCCTGGCCCAGTCCCTCGCGGGAGTTGGGAAACGCAGTACTTAAGGGTCCACACTCGCTTGGTTCAGTATGTCGAACCTCTCACTCGTTATATTCCAGGAAACCCAATCCCGCCCGAACGGCTAACCCGCGAACAAATTCGCAATATACTCACACGTCCCTGCGTCTTCGTCCGGACTCCCG encodes the following:
- the LOC142029399 gene encoding uncharacterized protein LOC142029399 — protein: MSAPLVSVRLISFRWGSFRFGWARLRSAHFASGSAPLGSVRLFSFRLGSATFGLSRLLSALLFSAGLGSVRLFSSRLGSFPLGSVRLFSFRLPSALFDSVRLRSAALSSSRFGWARLPSVHLVSGGVGSSHFGWARLRSAHLVSAGLGFVRLISLRLGSAPLGSSRFGWARLRSALLASAGLGSARLFSLRLGSAPLGSSRFGWARLRSALLVSAGLGSPRLFSFRLGSAPLGSSRFGWARLPSALLVSAGLGSPRLFSFRLGSAPLGSSRFGWARLPSALLVSAGLGSPRLGSAHLVSAGLGFPRLGSAHLVSAGLGFPRLGSAHLVSAGLGSALARPRVRGRTATPPELQKRRGAGEEQKEASELANSPGSAKSCGK